A genomic segment from Diceros bicornis minor isolate mBicDic1 chromosome 5, mDicBic1.mat.cur, whole genome shotgun sequence encodes:
- the MPI gene encoding mannose-6-phosphate isomerase isoform X2, with protein MAAQRVFPLSCVVQQYAWGKMGSNSEVARLLSSSDPLAQISEDKPYAELWMGTHPRGDAKILDNRISQKTLGQWIADNQDSLGSEVKDTFNGKLPFLFKVLSVETALSIQAHPNKELAEKLHLQAPQHYPDANHKPEMAIALTSFQGLCGFRPVEEIVTFLTKVPEFQFLIGDNAAAQLKQSMSRDSQAMASALQSCFSHLMKSEKVVVVEQLNLLVKRISQQDCVECMACSDNTVRAGLTPKFIDVPTLCEMLNYTPSPSKDRLFPPTRSQEDPYLSIYDPPVPDFTVMKMEVPGSVTEYKVLAVDSASILLMVQGTVTASTPTAQSIIPLQRGGVLFIGANESVSLKLTVPEDLLIFRACCLL; from the exons ATGGCCGCTCAACGAG TATTCCCACTTTCCTGTGTGGTGCAGCAGTATGCCTGGGGGAAGATGGGTTCCAACAGTGAAGTGGCTCGGCTGCTGTCCAGCAGTGACCCACTGGCCCAGATCTCAGAGGACAAGCCATATGCAGAG CTGTGGATGGGGACCCATCCCCGGGGAGATGCCAAGATCCTTGACAACCGCATCTCGCAGAAGACCCTAGGCCAGTGGATTGCTGACAACCAGGACAGCTTGGGATCAGAGGTCAAGGACACCTTTAATGGCAAGCTGCCCTTCCTCTTCAAAGTGCTCTCAGTTGAAACGGCTCTGTCCATCCAGGCACACCCTAACAAG GAACTGGCCGAGAAGCTGCACCTCCAGGCTCCACAGCACTACCCTGATGCCAACCATAAGCCAGAGATGGCCATTGCTCTCACCTCCTTCCAAGGCTTATGTGGCTTCCGGCCAGTGGAGGAGATTGTGACCTTTCTGACAA AAGTGCCTGAGTTCCAGTTTCTGATTGGAGATAACGCAGCAGcacagctgaagcagagcatgagccGTGACTCCCAGGCCATGGCCTCTGCTCTGCAGAGCTGTTTCTCGCACCTGATGAAGAGTGAGAAGGTGGTGGTAGTGGAACAGCTCAACCTGTTGGTGAAGCGTATCTCTCAGCAAG ACTGCGTGGAGTGCATGGCGTGTTCAGACAACACAGTGCGTGCTGGCTTAACTCCCAAGTTCATCGATGTGCCAACCCTCTGTGAAATGCTCAACTATACACCCAGCCCCAGCAAGGACAGGCTCTTTCCTCCAACACGGAGTCAGGAAGACCCCTACCTCTCTATCTATGATCCCCCAGTGCCAGACTTCACCGTTATGAAGATGGAG GTCCCTGGCTCCGTCACTGAATACAAGGTCTTGGCAGTGGATTCTGCCAGCATCCTCCTCATGGTACAGGGGACAGTGACAGCCAGCACTCCCACAGCCCAGTCAATAATCCCTCTGCAGCGTGGTGGGGTGCTCTTCATTGGAGCCAATGAGAGTGTCTCCCTGAAGCTCACGGTGCCTGAGGACCTGCTGATATTCCGTGCTTGCTGTTTGCTGTAG
- the MPI gene encoding mannose-6-phosphate isomerase isoform X1, with protein MAAQRVFPLSCVVQQYAWGKMGSNSEVARLLSSSDPLAQISEDKPYAELWMGTHPRGDAKILDNRISQKTLGQWIADNQDSLGSEVKDTFNGKLPFLFKVLSVETALSIQAHPNKELAEKLHLQAPQHYPDANHKPEMAIALTSFQGLCGFRPVEEIVTFLTKVPEFQFLIGDNAAAQLKQSMSRDSQAMASALQSCFSHLMKSEKVVVVEQLNLLVKRISQQVAAGNNMEDIYGELLLQLHQQYPGDIGCFAIYFLNLLTLKPGEAMFLEANVPHAYLKGDCVECMACSDNTVRAGLTPKFIDVPTLCEMLNYTPSPSKDRLFPPTRSQEDPYLSIYDPPVPDFTVMKMEVPGSVTEYKVLAVDSASILLMVQGTVTASTPTAQSIIPLQRGGVLFIGANESVSLKLTVPEDLLIFRACCLL; from the exons ATGGCCGCTCAACGAG TATTCCCACTTTCCTGTGTGGTGCAGCAGTATGCCTGGGGGAAGATGGGTTCCAACAGTGAAGTGGCTCGGCTGCTGTCCAGCAGTGACCCACTGGCCCAGATCTCAGAGGACAAGCCATATGCAGAG CTGTGGATGGGGACCCATCCCCGGGGAGATGCCAAGATCCTTGACAACCGCATCTCGCAGAAGACCCTAGGCCAGTGGATTGCTGACAACCAGGACAGCTTGGGATCAGAGGTCAAGGACACCTTTAATGGCAAGCTGCCCTTCCTCTTCAAAGTGCTCTCAGTTGAAACGGCTCTGTCCATCCAGGCACACCCTAACAAG GAACTGGCCGAGAAGCTGCACCTCCAGGCTCCACAGCACTACCCTGATGCCAACCATAAGCCAGAGATGGCCATTGCTCTCACCTCCTTCCAAGGCTTATGTGGCTTCCGGCCAGTGGAGGAGATTGTGACCTTTCTGACAA AAGTGCCTGAGTTCCAGTTTCTGATTGGAGATAACGCAGCAGcacagctgaagcagagcatgagccGTGACTCCCAGGCCATGGCCTCTGCTCTGCAGAGCTGTTTCTCGCACCTGATGAAGAGTGAGAAGGTGGTGGTAGTGGAACAGCTCAACCTGTTGGTGAAGCGTATCTCTCAGCAAG TGGCTGCTGGAAACAATATGGAGGACATCTATGGGGAGCTCTTGCTGCAGCTGCACCAGCAGTATCCAGGTGATATTGGATGCTTTGCCATCTACTTTCTGAACCTGCTTACCCTGAAGCCGGGGGAGGCCATGTTTCTGGAGGCCAACGTGCCCCATGCCTACCTGAAAGGAG ACTGCGTGGAGTGCATGGCGTGTTCAGACAACACAGTGCGTGCTGGCTTAACTCCCAAGTTCATCGATGTGCCAACCCTCTGTGAAATGCTCAACTATACACCCAGCCCCAGCAAGGACAGGCTCTTTCCTCCAACACGGAGTCAGGAAGACCCCTACCTCTCTATCTATGATCCCCCAGTGCCAGACTTCACCGTTATGAAGATGGAG GTCCCTGGCTCCGTCACTGAATACAAGGTCTTGGCAGTGGATTCTGCCAGCATCCTCCTCATGGTACAGGGGACAGTGACAGCCAGCACTCCCACAGCCCAGTCAATAATCCCTCTGCAGCGTGGTGGGGTGCTCTTCATTGGAGCCAATGAGAGTGTCTCCCTGAAGCTCACGGTGCCTGAGGACCTGCTGATATTCCGTGCTTGCTGTTTGCTGTAG